Proteins encoded within one genomic window of Manis pentadactyla isolate mManPen7 chromosome 4, mManPen7.hap1, whole genome shotgun sequence:
- the SCRN2 gene encoding secernin-2 isoform X1, protein MASESPDIPCSCDCFVSVPPASAIPAVIFAKNSDRPRDEVQEVVFVPAGTHVPGSQLQCTYIEVEQVSKTNAVILSRPSWLWGAEMGANEHGVCIGNEAVWTKEPVGEGEALLGMDLLRLALERGSSAQEALHVITGLLERYGQGGSCREDPTPFCYHNTFLLADRTEAWVLETAGRLWAAQRIQEGARNISNQLSIGTDISAEHSELRTHALAQGWWDGQSPFDFTRAFSLTQQPVRMEAAKARFQAGRELLRQEHGGITAEVMMGILRNKESGICMDSGGFCTTASMVSVLPRDPTQPCVHFFTATPDPSRSVFKPFIFGVRASQAPQVLSPTFGAQDPVRTLPRFQTQVDRQHTLYRGHQAALGLMESEQDQGQRLRQKQRHLEQEGLEAVQGLLAGEWAPSPQELGGLFQAFVERESWVYP, encoded by the exons ATGGCATCAGAGAGCCCGGACATCCCATGTTCCTGCGACTGCTTTGTCTCAGTGCCCCCGGCCTCAGCCATCCCAGCTGTGATCTTTGCCAAGAACTCAGACCGGCCCCGGGATGAGGTGCAGGAGGTGGTGTTTGTACCAGCAGGCACTCATGTCCCTGGGAGCCAGCTCCAG TGTACCTACATTGAAGTGGAACAGGTGTCAAAGACCAATGCTGTAATCCTGAGCCGCCCTTCTTGGTTGTGGGGGGCTGAGATGGGCGCCAACGAGCATGGTGTCTGCATTGGCAATGAGGCGGTGTGGACCAAGGAGCCAGTTGGGGAGGGGGAAGCCCTGCTGGGCATGGATCTACTCAG GCTGGCTTTAGAACGGGGCAGCTCAGCCCAGGAGGCCCTGCACGTGATCACAGGCTTGCTGGAGCGCTACGGGCAGGGGGGCAGCTGCCGGGAGGACCCCACACCGTTCTGCTACCACAACACTTTCCTGCTGGCTGACCGGACTGAGGCGTGGGTGCTGGAGACGGCAGGGAGGCTGTGGGCTGCACAGAGGATCCAGG AGGGGGCCCGCAATATCTCCAACCAGCTGAGCATTGGCACAGACATCTCGGCTGAACACTCGGAGCTTCGGACCCACGCCCTGGCCCAGGGCTGGTGGGATGGGCAGAGCCCTTTTGACTTCACACGGGCCTTCTCCCTGACCCAGCAGCCCGTGCGCATGGAGGCTGCCAAGGCCCGCTTCCAGGCTGGGCGGGAGCTGCTGCGGCAAGAGCATG GGGGCATCACGGCAGAGGTGATGATGGGCATCCTCAGGAACAAGGAGAGTGGCATCTGTATGGACTCTGGAGGCTTCTGCACTACGGCCAGCATGGTGTCCGTCCTGCCCCGAGATCCCACACAGCCCTGTGTACACTTCTTCACGGCTACCCCAGACCCCTCCAG GTCAGTGTTCAAACCTTTCATCTTTGGGGTGAGGGCTTCGCAGGCCCCCCAGGTGCTCTCCCCTACTTTTGGAGCCCAGGACCCAGTCCGGACCCTGCCCCGGTTCCAGACTCAGGTAGATCGCCAGCACACCCTCTACCGCGGACACCAAGCGGCCCTGGGGCTGATGGAGAGCGAGCAG GATCAGGGGCAGCGGCTCCGACAGAAGCAGCGCCATCTGGAGCAAGAAGGCCTGGAGGCTGTACAGGGGCTGCTAGCCGGGGAGTGGGCCCCCTCCCCCCAGGAGCTGGGTGGCCTCTTCCAGGCCTTTGTGGAGAGGGAGAGCTGGGTGTATCCCTGA
- the SCRN2 gene encoding secernin-2 isoform X2 — MASESPDIPCSCDCFVSVPPASAIPAVIFAKNSDRPRDEVQEVVFVPAGTHVPGSQLQCTYIEVEQVSKTNAVILSRPSWLWGAEMGANEHGVCIGNEAVWTKEPVGEGEALLGMDLLRLALERGSSAQEALHVITGLLERYGQGGSCREDPTPFCYHNTFLLADRTEAWVLETAGRLWAAQRIQEGARNISNQLSIGTDISAEHSELRTHALAQGWWDGQSPFDFTRAFSLTQQPVRMEAAKARFQAGRELLRQEHGGITAEVMMGILRNKESGICMDSGGFCTTASMVSVLPRDPTQPCVHFFTATPDPSRIRGSGSDRSSAIWSKKAWRLYRGC, encoded by the exons ATGGCATCAGAGAGCCCGGACATCCCATGTTCCTGCGACTGCTTTGTCTCAGTGCCCCCGGCCTCAGCCATCCCAGCTGTGATCTTTGCCAAGAACTCAGACCGGCCCCGGGATGAGGTGCAGGAGGTGGTGTTTGTACCAGCAGGCACTCATGTCCCTGGGAGCCAGCTCCAG TGTACCTACATTGAAGTGGAACAGGTGTCAAAGACCAATGCTGTAATCCTGAGCCGCCCTTCTTGGTTGTGGGGGGCTGAGATGGGCGCCAACGAGCATGGTGTCTGCATTGGCAATGAGGCGGTGTGGACCAAGGAGCCAGTTGGGGAGGGGGAAGCCCTGCTGGGCATGGATCTACTCAG GCTGGCTTTAGAACGGGGCAGCTCAGCCCAGGAGGCCCTGCACGTGATCACAGGCTTGCTGGAGCGCTACGGGCAGGGGGGCAGCTGCCGGGAGGACCCCACACCGTTCTGCTACCACAACACTTTCCTGCTGGCTGACCGGACTGAGGCGTGGGTGCTGGAGACGGCAGGGAGGCTGTGGGCTGCACAGAGGATCCAGG AGGGGGCCCGCAATATCTCCAACCAGCTGAGCATTGGCACAGACATCTCGGCTGAACACTCGGAGCTTCGGACCCACGCCCTGGCCCAGGGCTGGTGGGATGGGCAGAGCCCTTTTGACTTCACACGGGCCTTCTCCCTGACCCAGCAGCCCGTGCGCATGGAGGCTGCCAAGGCCCGCTTCCAGGCTGGGCGGGAGCTGCTGCGGCAAGAGCATG GGGGCATCACGGCAGAGGTGATGATGGGCATCCTCAGGAACAAGGAGAGTGGCATCTGTATGGACTCTGGAGGCTTCTGCACTACGGCCAGCATGGTGTCCGTCCTGCCCCGAGATCCCACACAGCCCTGTGTACACTTCTTCACGGCTACCCCAGACCCCTCCAG GATCAGGGGCAGCGGCTCCGACAGAAGCAGCGCCATCTGGAGCAAGAAGGCCTGGAGGCTGTACAGGGGCTGCTAG